TGATAAAACTTTCAAGTGAAAATAAACAATTAATAGGAATCAGTCTGCTATTTTTTTATGCTTCAACAAGTTTTTTTCCACATTGGCTTTTTCACGAAACGTTATTCAATTCGATTCAATTTCCATGGCGCTACTTCATGATTGTCACGTTTGGTGTACTGTGGGTATTGGCTGACAGTTTAGATCGGTTAGTTGCCAAACGACAGGGAGCAAAAGCGGTTCTTTATATTTTATTGTTTGTAGTTACGCTTTTTAGTACATTTGATATGGAACAAAAACTTAAACGTAGTACAAGGGCGACTGTTGACTATAGTTATTTTGAGCAAGTGGACGGCAGTAAAGAACTTGGATTTGGTGAAGAATTTTTACCTAGTGGTATGGAAAATTGGATGGCACCCACAGGTCTCTTATCCGAACCTACTACTATTAAAATAAGGAATATGTCTCGCTCCTATAGCACGTTTTTTTTAGATTATGAAGCACCAGAAATGACCAATTTAATTTTTCCACTTATCTACTATAAAGGGTATGAAGTAAAAATAGAAGGAGGAGGAACGGTTAGTAAAGTACATGATGCTGGACGTTTTAAAGACGGAAATATGCATGGCTTTGTGGAAGTTACAGTGGTAGGCAATGGGAAATTAACGCTTTGGTATGCAGGAACTTTCGTTCAAAAAATGTCTTTTTTGGTAACCTCAATCGCTTGGGTGGGGATGATAGGTGCTCTTCTATGGAGTAAAAAAACAGAAATGAAATCTTAGTATATAATCAGCACTATTTGCCTAGAAAAATCTCGGACTTTAGATGGATGTATCTCTCAAGAAAAAACTTTACAATAAAGAAGTAGAGAAATGACAAAGAAAAAAACCACTAGATAAAGTTAAAAGAGATTGGGGAAATGGATCATGAAGCGTTTATTTAAATCAGTTGTGTTTGAGATGAGTCTGTATTATGCAGTGTTAGCAGTTGTGTTGCCGTTGATTTATGCAGTGACGTATCACGTCTCTTATCTATCTGTTTTTAGCGCTGAATGGTTTGCTGTGACAGTGTTCATGTATCCAATTGTACTTGTCTTGTCAGCAATTCGTTATGGTTATGGACGTATGAGAAAGACTAGTCACTTCTAAATGAAATTGAAATAGGCTAGGACAGAAGTGCTCACTTCCATCCTAGCTTATTTTGAAATTCTATAAGGTTAATTGTTCCATATTAAACGCATCGGTCATAGCTGGTGTTGCTTCTTTCATTGGTGTAACAGATTCTAATTCACCTTGAACGGCGATTCGTGTTGTAGCGTACATGTCACCACATGTGATCAACGTGATCATTTTCTTGCCTGGAACGTCATCAATCAGTTCTACTCTGGAAGGATCGATTTTTTCAACATAAGTGATTTTATATGTATAAACATTATTTAAATCAGTCGTATAAATCAATTCTCCTGGTTTTGAATATTCCAACGGTGAGAATAATGAAATCATATCCTGTACACGGTGGCTAGCAAGGGCATAATTGCCTTTGCCCATTTCTTGATCGGGTTTCATTGTTCCTGCACCAGTTAGTAAAACAACATTGTCCAACCCTCTAAAAATCGGTAAGTTGATTTTTACATCGGGGAGTGCGACAGCACCAACAACAGGTAGGTTTTTATTTGCAAGTTGAGCTTTTAAGACAGCTTCTGTGCTCAAAGATTCAACTGCTTCAAAATCAAAAGAAGTATCCGTTTGATTATTTTTAGCCACGATCTCAGGTGTTAACTTTTCTACAGCATAAGCTTTACCATTTTGCTGAATTAGCATATTTCTGATTTGTGTATTAAAAACTAGCGCTAAACCAACGATTAGTAATAAGAATAGGAAGATATTAATCAGCCAATTTCTTTTTCTAGATTTTTTCTTTTTAGGACGTTCTTTTCTTGAGGCCATAAGCTTCCTCCTTTTTTTTATTTAAGTGTATCATAAATAAAACTGAAACCCTAGTTTAAAATCTTTATTTTTTTATAAATATGATTATTTAAAAGGAACCTTAAAAATACGACAACTGCGCAGTATTTTTAGGGGGATATCCACTATCTGCTATAGAAAGTGGGCACTTTTTAACTCTTTGTAACTGAATCTTAAAATAAAAGACACAAGCTTTTCTCACTGAAATATTGTAGAATATAATAGAAGACAAAAGACGGGGGTGATGGAACAAATGTTGGACTTGATTTATGTACATATTGATATGACAAGTAATGCAGTATTATCAAAAGGGATCACACATACAGATTTTACACGTTCCATTGTTCATCACCCTAAGAACCTGCTTTTACTGAATCCTTCTGCCGAAGAAGGCGAATACGATATGCACAGTGGCTTGAAAATTATTCGCGGACAGGAAAACGTAGATCAATATTTTTCTACAGTTGATCGTCGGAAAATGAATGAAGAAATCAAATGGATCGATTTTTCCGACGTTACGATGCTTAAAGAATTGACGCCTTTGGAAATTTCGGAGTTGCTTTATTTTGGGCACATGAAAACGAGCTTGCATTCACCATTCTTTTATAAATTACAAAATGATTTTGTCTTTTTTGAATTTGTTGATCATATGACGAGAGTTTATTATCGTTATATTGATGAGTTTTATAGGATTTTAGCGGATAAGATCACTCGAGTTATTCTAGAGAAAGTCAATGATCGGAAAACGTTCTTCAAACGAGGCATTTCAGTTGAAAAATTAGACGGAGAATTGTTGAAAGAAATGAAGCCGGTTTTACAAGAAGGTGTTGTTTTCTGCTTTGACCAGATGGATATCAAGGGAAAAGAATACCACATCCCGATTCATGTCGTGGAAGATTCTTTATGGAAAACGAAAAATTTTGCTTACCGTAATGAACCAGTCATTGCAATATTAATTTATAATACAGCCAAAAGAACATGGCGTCTGATGCAAGAAGATGAGTTTGGATTTACTGAGTTGCCGAGGCAGGCCTAGTATACTAGAAAAAACGAGCAGATGAAAGTGAAAAACTTTCTTCTGCTCGTTTTTTTAGGTTAAATATTTTTCTGCAATCTTAAGCGTTTAGCAATTTTTTCAATAAGAAAAAGTGCTGGCAACTGCGAGGTAAGTTCGATTGTTTTATCGTGGTTGTCACTCGTTTTATAAATAGTTTCCCGACTGATCGTATATGGAATATTCAAATCAGACATGCGGCTGATTGTGGAACTGTCGCTATTTGTGATCGAAATGATCGAGCATTTTTTTGTATTCAGACGTTTTATATAGTGAATGATCTCTTGAGTTTCACCCGTTACGGAAAGGGCGATCACACAGGTACGTGCCAGGATATCATCTGGAAACCATTCGATTGGATAATTAGAAGGATCCTCGATCCGCAGTGCAGTTTGAGATAAATTAGTGAAATACAGTGAGCCGTAAGCGGCAATCGGCTCAGAAGAACCAGACCCAAGAAAAAGAACCAATCCTTTATCGGCTAAAAGAGTAACGGCTTGTTCAATTTTGCTATCTAGAAAAGGCTCATTAACACGTTCTAAAAAATGAATGTGCTGTGTTTCATCTATGTCGGCGATTTTGGCTTGGTTGATAGATTCATAATATAACTGAAGTTTCACCTTAAATTCAGAAAAACCATTGCATTCAAATTTGTGACAAAAGCGTAAAATGCTAGCGGTACTCGTGTGTGTTTCATCTGCTAAATCTCTGATCCGCATATAAGTGACGATGTTTAAATGATTGGCGATATAGTGATAAATCTCATATTCTAAAGGGTTTAGATCAGGAACATAGTCTAAAAAAAGCATAGCGTCCTCCTTATGGTTACAAACTGTGACAAAATTGTGAGAAATGACAAAAGACGTCACTTATCACAAAGGAATGAAAGCGCATAACAAAACATTATAATCAATGCTATACTCCAATTATAGAGTGTGAAAGCGCAATCTGCAAGGTGATTGAAACAGAAACTTATTTCTTAGAACTAAACACTTTTATCCCAACCAACTTGTATTTTGTATCATGGAATCACGTTGTTCTTCGTGATTTACAATAATGAGATCGAAACGCAGTGTAGTGTTGTTCGTTTCGGATCTTGCTGTTTATCTGAATTTAGACTAATAATTGGAGGAATAAGCAATGAAAGTAGAATTTCCAAAAACATTCTTTTGGGGAGCCGCATCTAGCGCAACGCAAGCGGAAGGACGTCTTGTAGATGATGGTAAAGGGGAAAATATCTGGGATTACGCTTCAAAAGAATATAATCATCGTTTTTATGACGGGGTCACGACGGAAAATACTTCTTTATTTTACCGTGACTACCAACAAGATATTCAAAAAATGCAGGATATTTCATTTAACTCATTTCGTACATCCTTATCTTGGTCACGTTTGATACCCAATGGTACAGGAGAAGTTAATCCAAAGGCAGTAAAGTTTTACAATCATATGATTGATGAATTGATTGCTAAGGGTGTAGAGCCGTTTATCAATTTATATCATTTCGATATGCCGATGGCGCTACAAGAGAAAGGAGGATTTGAAAACAAAGAAGTAATCCAAGCGTATAAGCAGTATGCTGAAACATGTTTTGAGTTGTTTGGGGATCGGGTGAACTATTGGTTTACCTTTAATGAGCCGATGATACCAGCAGAAGCAGGTTATCTGCATGACCGTCATTATCCTTATGTTGTTGATTTTAAACGGGCGGCGATGGTATTGCACAATATTATTTTAGCGCATTGTGAAGCGGTCAACGTGTACCGTGAAATGAAACTAGCTGGGAAAATCGGAATTATCATGGATGTGATACCAGTTTATCCTCGTAGTCAAAATCCAGCAGATTTATATGCGGCTGAAATGGCGGATTTATTTTATACAAAGAGTGTCAATGATGCGATTTTGAAAGGGCAGTATCCAGCGCGTTTAAAAGAAGTTTTAGAAGAATATGATCAATTACCAGAAGTGACAGAAGCAGATTTAGCATTGATTAGTGCCACAAGCATTGATCTTTTAGGTATCAATTATTATCGTCCACGTCGAGTCAAAGCGAAGGAATGTCTGCCAAATCCTGACGGGGTTTTTTCGCCAGAATGGTTCTTTGATGAATATGTTATGCCTGGTAGACGGATGAATACATCTCGTGGAATTGAGATATATCCTAAAGGAATTTATGATATAGCCAAAAAGATTCAGACAGAATATGGTAATATCGATTGGTTTGTTTCTGAAAATGGTATTGGGATCGAAGGCGAAGAGGCATTTATTGAAGAAGGAATGGTCCAAGATGATTATCGAATCGACTTTTTGAAAGAACATTTGACGTATCTAAATCAAGCGATGAAAGAAGGCAGTAATTGTTTAGGGTATCATATGTGGACGTTTGTGGATTGTTGGTCGTGGGGCAATGCGTATAAAAATCGTTATGGTTTTTATCGGTTGAATCTTGCGACAGGAGAAAAGTCAGTGAAAAAATCTGGTGTATGGTTTAAAGAAACAATTGAAAATAATGGGTTTGATTAAAGAAAGGAAAAGTGATTCTTATGATGAAAACTCTTGATAACTTAGCTATGAAACTGTTACCTATTGCAAATGCGATTGGTAATCAGCGGCATTTACAGGCCATCAGGAATGGATTGATTTCGATTTTGCCGCTGACAATCGTAGGTTCCTTTTTTACGATTCTGCTTAACTTGCCAATCCCTGGTTATTCTGAGATGATCGCACCATATCTAGCAGCATTAGATGTTCCGTTTCGATTTACTGTAGGATTGATGTCTTTGTATGCTGCTTTTACAATTGGTTCATTTTTAGGCAATACGTATAAGCTGGATAAGATCACTAGCGGTTTTCTTTCAATGCTGGCAACGCTTTTGATGGTTATGCCGGTCAATCTTCAAGAAGGTGTGGATGTCGCTGGAAATGCGGTAGCAGGTGGCCGTTACATCCCAATCACACCGCTTGGTTCGCAAGGGTTATTCGGGGCGATCGTAGCAGCCTTGATATCTGTTGAGATTTATCGTTTTACCAAGGAAAAAAAGTTGGAAATCAAAATGCCAGAAGGAGTTCCTCCTGTTGTTGGAGAATCTTTTGCGGCTCTGTTGCCGACATTGTTAGTAATCTTAGTCTTCTGGGTTCCACGTCACTTTTTCAATTTTAATTTAAATGATTTGTTAAGCGTGGCAATTTCACCTTTGAAAGTTTTTTTAACTGGAAATAATATTTTTGGCGGTATTATCACACAGTTTATGATTTGTTTATTTTGGGCTTTAGGGATTCATGGACATGCTGTTTTAGGACCGATCATTCGTCCTTTTTGGGATCAAGCGATCATTGAAAATGCAGAATTGTTTCAAAATGGGACGAGTGCTTTTCAATTACCCAATATTTTTACAGAACAATTTTACCAATGGTATGCACAAATGGGTGGGACTGGCGCGACTTTAGCACTTGTTTGCTTATTTTTATTCTCTAAATCAAAATACTTAAAGCAGTTAGGGAAATTATCGATTTTACCAGGGATTTTCAATATCAATGAACCTGTTATTTTTGGGACACCAATTGTGATGAATCCATTGCTTGCGATTCCATTTATTATAGTTCCGATCGTGAATACGATTTTGGTTTATATTGTGACGGCACTTGGTTGGATGCCTAAAATGATGGTAAAGCCGCCGTTTTCGATTCCAGCACCATTAGGAGCGCTGATCACTTCTAATTGGAATTGGGTAGCCTGTGTGATGGTTTTTGTTTGTTTTGCGGTTTCATTAGCGATTTATTATCCATTTTTCAAAATGTTTGAGAAAATCCAAGTAGAGCAAGAAAAACAAGCAGAACAAGAGGACTCTATTGCAGTAACTGAAGGGATTTAACAGGATGTTAGGAGAGTGAAGAGATGATTTACGTTATAAGCGGATGCATCATATTTGCTACACATTATTTATTGAAAGAAAATCAGTGGCTATTTCAAAAGAAGCTGTGGCAACTGGTCATAGGCACCATTCTTTTAGTGAGTGTCGCAGTGCTATTAAGTACGTGGATAGGGTCGTTGTTTCCGGTCATTGCTGTAACGTTAATTTGTGCAACGATGCTTCAAATTAAGTACACACATCAATTGGCTACACAACGGTTAAGTTAGAAAAAAGACGAGCTGAAACGTAATCAGTTCGTCTTTTTTTCTTCAGTCTCATTTTCCTTATCTTTTAATGCATCTTCAATTTCTTTATGCAAGAAGTAAGAGATTACGGTTCGGATCACTACTAGAATCGCTAATTTTAAAATATCTTGGAATGTTGGTTTGATAATGGATTCAATAATGTCAGCTGCAATCAGTATTTCTAAACTAAGTAGAATATAGCTGCCTAAAAAACTTTTAATGAAATTATTTTGTCGTGCCATCACTACACGATTTCGATCCGTGCGTTCACTTTTTAGAAAATCGATACCAGCCATGATAACGCCCCAAATCAAGACTACGATGGAAAAAATATTCAAGGCTAAAATAAACAAATCAAAGAATGGAATCAGGTTACCCATAATATTTTGAGCTAAATCGTGCACTCGATATACCTCCTTTTGCCGCAATGGTTTAAGACTATCGAAGGGAGTTAGTCTTGTTGAGTAACTTTTTTAGCAGAAACCAACAACATCATTGGCCTACGCAGCTCGTCACGCATTTCGGTGCTTACTTCCAACATTTCAGGAGCAGGCATCGGTTCGACTAGTCGAGTAATTTGAAAGCCGTTTGTCAATAAGCCATCTAGATAGGTGGTCAACGTTTTGTGATATTTCATTACCGTCTCCCCTAAAAAGGTTGTTTCACGAATACTTTCATCAAAATATCGGTCAACTGGCCAGTAGATTGGTCGACCATCTTGATCATAAATCCAATCTTCAGTTCCTTGAGCTGTAAAAATCGGATGTTCCGCAGAAAAAATAAAGTCTCCACCAGAATTTAAACAATGATTGACCTTTTTAGCAATTTCGTCGAATGAAGGAACATAGTGGAGTGCTAAAGAACTGATCACAATATCAAATGATTCACCTAATCCATCAATTTCTTCCATCCCCATTAGGTGATAACTGATTTTGGGAGAATCGGTCATTTCTTTGGCTTTTTCGATCATCCGTTCAGACAAATCGATGCCAATAACTTTTTCAGCACCGTTCTCAACGGCATAACGGCAATGCCAACCATAACCACAGCCAAGATCCAAAACAGATTTTCCTGTAAAATCAGGTAATAATTTTTTCAATTCATGCCATTCACCGGCACCTTCAAGGCCTTTTTTAGAGCGATCCATTTGGCTATAGGCCTCGAAAAAGTTTGGGTTATCATATTCGTTTTTCATTAGATATCTCCTTTTAACGAGCGTACTTTCTATCTCTTTTATTGTATCAGATTGTTAGAATAATACCCATAAAAGAGAATTTAACTAATGTAGAGAAAAGTTATTGAAATATATGACCGCAATCGCATAAGACATCGACAGCTTTGTCTTTGTCTTTGTTTTTAATTAAAAGATAGTCAGTATTATACGTGGACAAAGCAAAAATCGAAATCTGATTTTCAGCTAAAGGATTGGCTAATTGAGTCAAAATGCCAACTAAGGAAAAATCTAACTCTCCGATGACTTGAATGATGCACCAATCGTTGTCGACAGAAAGTGCTTGGCTGGTTTCAAGTGTGTTAGAAGGAACAATAATCGAGCACTCATCTTCTGTGTAGGTAATACTTTTAAATGCGTTTATTTCATGGAATAAAGCAGGTATTTCGGCATGCGCTGGGAATTTTAGGATGGTATAGTCAAGGTCATCTAATAGTTTTAACTGCATAGTATTTCCTCCAAATCGCTTTTTTTAAATAGAAATCTGTAAAAAGACTTGAGAACCGTAAACAGAAGGTAGATTATTTTCTGTATATTCAAAGCCAGCTTCTAAACGTAAAGCTTGAGTGAATGCTTTGTCTTCATTAACAATGATCGTAAGTTGATCAATGGTTGAAAAATGTTGACGAATGAATGACGGTAATAATTGTACAGCTTTTTTAACATGGCCATTGTTTAAATGGCGATAGTCTGTTGAAAGATCATGTACTAATAAACTGTTTTTATTATCAGAATAAGGGCTGCCGCCTCTAGCTTCATACAGGGTCAAAAAGGCAACCAAA
This genomic stretch from Enterococcus haemoperoxidus ATCC BAA-382 harbors:
- a CDS encoding DUF1622 domain-containing protein, with protein sequence MHDLAQNIMGNLIPFFDLFILALNIFSIVVLIWGVIMAGIDFLKSERTDRNRVVMARQNNFIKSFLGSYILLSLEILIAADIIESIIKPTFQDILKLAILVVIRTVISYFLHKEIEDALKDKENETEEKKTN
- a CDS encoding PTS sugar transporter subunit IIC is translated as MKTLDNLAMKLLPIANAIGNQRHLQAIRNGLISILPLTIVGSFFTILLNLPIPGYSEMIAPYLAALDVPFRFTVGLMSLYAAFTIGSFLGNTYKLDKITSGFLSMLATLLMVMPVNLQEGVDVAGNAVAGGRYIPITPLGSQGLFGAIVAALISVEIYRFTKEKKLEIKMPEGVPPVVGESFAALLPTLLVILVFWVPRHFFNFNLNDLLSVAISPLKVFLTGNNIFGGIITQFMICLFWALGIHGHAVLGPIIRPFWDQAIIENAELFQNGTSAFQLPNIFTEQFYQWYAQMGGTGATLALVCLFLFSKSKYLKQLGKLSILPGIFNINEPVIFGTPIVMNPLLAIPFIIVPIVNTILVYIVTALGWMPKMMVKPPFSIPAPLGALITSNWNWVACVMVFVCFAVSLAIYYPFFKMFEKIQVEQEKQAEQEDSIAVTEGI
- a CDS encoding class I SAM-dependent methyltransferase; the encoded protein is MKNEYDNPNFFEAYSQMDRSKKGLEGAGEWHELKKLLPDFTGKSVLDLGCGYGWHCRYAVENGAEKVIGIDLSERMIEKAKEMTDSPKISYHLMGMEEIDGLGESFDIVISSLALHYVPSFDEIAKKVNHCLNSGGDFIFSAEHPIFTAQGTEDWIYDQDGRPIYWPVDRYFDESIRETTFLGETVMKYHKTLTTYLDGLLTNGFQITRLVEPMPAPEMLEVSTEMRDELRRPMMLLVSAKKVTQQD
- a CDS encoding glycoside hydrolase family 1 protein, which encodes MKVEFPKTFFWGAASSATQAEGRLVDDGKGENIWDYASKEYNHRFYDGVTTENTSLFYRDYQQDIQKMQDISFNSFRTSLSWSRLIPNGTGEVNPKAVKFYNHMIDELIAKGVEPFINLYHFDMPMALQEKGGFENKEVIQAYKQYAETCFELFGDRVNYWFTFNEPMIPAEAGYLHDRHYPYVVDFKRAAMVLHNIILAHCEAVNVYREMKLAGKIGIIMDVIPVYPRSQNPADLYAAEMADLFYTKSVNDAILKGQYPARLKEVLEEYDQLPEVTEADLALISATSIDLLGINYYRPRRVKAKECLPNPDGVFSPEWFFDEYVMPGRRMNTSRGIEIYPKGIYDIAKKIQTEYGNIDWFVSENGIGIEGEEAFIEEGMVQDDYRIDFLKEHLTYLNQAMKEGSNCLGYHMWTFVDCWSWGNAYKNRYGFYRLNLATGEKSVKKSGVWFKETIENNGFD
- a CDS encoding MurR/RpiR family transcriptional regulator; amino-acid sequence: MLFLDYVPDLNPLEYEIYHYIANHLNIVTYMRIRDLADETHTSTASILRFCHKFECNGFSEFKVKLQLYYESINQAKIADIDETQHIHFLERVNEPFLDSKIEQAVTLLADKGLVLFLGSGSSEPIAAYGSLYFTNLSQTALRIEDPSNYPIEWFPDDILARTCVIALSVTGETQEIIHYIKRLNTKKCSIISITNSDSSTISRMSDLNIPYTISRETIYKTSDNHDKTIELTSQLPALFLIEKIAKRLRLQKNI
- a CDS encoding class A sortase; amino-acid sequence: MASRKERPKKKKSRKRNWLINIFLFLLLIVGLALVFNTQIRNMLIQQNGKAYAVEKLTPEIVAKNNQTDTSFDFEAVESLSTEAVLKAQLANKNLPVVGAVALPDVKINLPIFRGLDNVVLLTGAGTMKPDQEMGKGNYALASHRVQDMISLFSPLEYSKPGELIYTTDLNNVYTYKITYVEKIDPSRVELIDDVPGKKMITLITCGDMYATTRIAVQGELESVTPMKEATPAMTDAFNMEQLTL
- a CDS encoding ACT domain-containing protein, with the translated sequence MQLKLLDDLDYTILKFPAHAEIPALFHEINAFKSITYTEDECSIIVPSNTLETSQALSVDNDWCIIQVIGELDFSLVGILTQLANPLAENQISIFALSTYNTDYLLIKNKDKDKAVDVLCDCGHIFQ